The following proteins are co-located in the Phocoena phocoena chromosome 1, mPhoPho1.1, whole genome shotgun sequence genome:
- the LOC136132160 gene encoding LOW QUALITY PROTEIN: coiled-coil domain-containing protein 18-like (The sequence of the model RefSeq protein was modified relative to this genomic sequence to represent the inferred CDS: deleted 2 bases in 1 codon), translating to MEKENMKKDEALKTLQNQVSEETIKVRQLDSALEICKEELALHLNQLEGNKEKFEKQLKKKSEEVYCLQKELKIKNHSLQETTEQNVILQHTLQQQQQMLQQETFRNGELEDIQTKLEKQVSKLEQELQKQRESSAEKLRKMEEECEAATYEADLKKQKVIELTGTARQVKLEMDHYKEELYKMEKEIKHLKRDGENKAMHLSQLDMILEQTKTELDKKTNAVKELEKLQHHTETELTEALQKREVLETTTKCSWRIKEYFKTTPGIERCSTEGSVIIRGKIHYYNGSHS from the exons GTCAGACAACTAGATTCAGCATTGGAAATTTGTAAGGAAGAACTTGCTTTGCATTTGAACCAattggaaggaaataaagaaaagtttgaaaaacagCTAAAGAAGAAATCTGAAGAA GTATATTGTTTACAGAAAGAGCTGAAGATTAAAAATCACAGTCTTCAAGAGACTACTGAGCAAAATGTTATTCTGCAGCATACTCTTCAACAACAGCAGCAAATGTTACAACAAGAGACATTTAGAAATGGAGAGCTAGAAGACATTCAAACTAAACTTGAAAAACAG gtaTCAAAACTTGAACAAGAGCttcagaaacaaagggaaagtTCAGCTGAAAAGTTGAGAAAAATGGAGGAAGAATGTGAAGCAGCCACATATGAAGcagatttaaaaaagcaaaaagttaTTGAACTCACTGGTACTGCCAG gcAAGTAAAACTTGAGATGGATCACTACAAAGAAGAactgtataaaatggaaaaagaaataaagcacctAAAAcgagatggagaaaataaagcaatgCATCTCTCTCAGTTAGACATGATATTAGAACAGACAAAGACAGAACTAGATAAGAAAACAAACGCTG TGAAGGAGTTAGAAAAGTTACAGCACCACACTGAAACTGAACTAACAGAAGCCTTGCAGAAACGGGAAGTACTAGAGACT ACTACAAAATGCTCATGGAGAATTAAAGAATACTTTAAGACAACTCCAGGAATTGAGAGATGTTCTACAGAAGGCTCAGTTATCATTAGAGGAAAAATACACTACTATAACGGATCTCACAGCTGA